One genomic region from Tigriopus californicus strain San Diego chromosome 4, Tcal_SD_v2.1, whole genome shotgun sequence encodes:
- the LOC131878890 gene encoding abnormal cell migration protein 10-like isoform X4, with protein MTIHNENPPRGVNSPVDHQMSFSSSGGDPDSDAEDDPGQLLNAWLGHLNTLNTDLDQLRPLNDQTGSGDNTKQSSSVVRRKPKAPQDRALQNQYRCSLINLENTQDEELDAILDELNVLGTQFDEEIAVVDKQMTALSAPDSTPSSSKVLNEKEGSSGSSSSGLHSRSDSGGSVDASGKPSSTNQNGNQNGPSRLPPGQRTDSPDNDSAFCDNLSMLSSCSASSSSRTDQSKSSSGVSSTTSPTSSTSPDEEARIIKAEKMKLAIEKIKEASIKKVFIKVFTADGSAKSLLIDERMSVGHVTRILAEKNHVKLDPKWTLVELVPDLYMERVYEDNENLVENCLMWKMDSKNTLWFIERPEKFDLFVRPELYLLGTSSSQKGELLEEHSRQELLEEYFSSSGVGAPELEGFVWLKSESKKAWKKHYFVLRSSGLYYAPKDGKKSSKDLICLSTFDVNQVYFGAGWKKKYKSPTDFCFAIKQPQIQAKAPKYIKYLCVDSDRELQQWVTGIRIAKNGRQLFDNYRAIEEEITHADIDLLTSKRYSVNSPNSLQIPCPLGTNGRSQNDSSSPARTPSSENKSLDSALSSGIVSDMSQCSGLPSSSSSSASFQNSCEGSSETSSSQNTPVNTIERGGLRRSMSRTSKSSSSSGCLSDKSSLPGGIEHGFESDFPAGGTIKKRPTVSPRIPLTSTTWGMVRDSDEESNDPTTPNVRVGGGGTLLRSAVRQSFRKHSRSGSDMGQLIRTMGSESPIPNQTVMAEVHQHPSDIDPMSAEFESSFGNDALETSLHEDLPLPPPPRDESLDRLSQSTMDDLPPPPPELIPEINLPHHRPPLPPTLSNSRLPPSGRPACVPLPPSLKKFSPSPLSLPKRLGNTTRRISFDDNVQLIDDDSLSFQRAPNPNKLYPNGANCSEAAPPKEFISHLQQVMNKKWQIAEKCRVNTHTTPQQVLGFRDDVQHIVGTPQDYGRDESVGAWVLQSQQFAPEPGTMSEPLYAIASKSTNPNQSPCHYAPSNAPAQIPGGRPVILREPTPEFDPYSTLQEVRNGHETPERKDVSNYSTINFVSPPGMMNRMCPSPQLSPSHRGSFRSKATPPPPPRRSENTQLSCNPPSLM; from the exons atgaccatCCACAACGAGAACCCGCCCCGTGGAGTGAATAGCCCCGTGGATCATCAGATGTCATTTTCGTCCTCAGGCGGCGACCCTGATTCCGACGCGGAAGACGACCCTGGACAGCTCCTAAATGCCTGGTTGGGGCATCTGAATACTCTGAACACG gACTTGGACCAATTGAGACCTTTAAATGACCAGACCGGCAGTGGCGACAATACGAAACAGTCGTCCAGCGTGGTTCGTCGTAAGCCCAAAGCCCCCCAAGACCGAGCACTTCAAAACCAATATCGGTGCTCTCTCATCAATTTAGAAAATACACAAGATGAGGAGCTAGATGCGATTCTCGACGAGCTGAACGTGCTTGGCACACAATTCGACGAAGAAATTGCTGTGGTAGACAAGCAAATGACTGCCTTGTCAGCACCTGATTCGACTCCATCCTCTTCAAAGGTCCTTAATGAGAAGGAAGGGTCCTCGGGTTCATCGAGTAGCGGCCTTCACTCCCGGTCAGACTCGGGAGGGTCCGTAGATGCAAGCGGTAAACCATCCTCAACTAATCAAAATGGCAATCAAAACGGACCTAGCCGGCTCCCGCCGGGTCAAAGAACCGATAGTCCCGATAATGATTCGGCGTTTTGTGACAACCTCTCAATGTTGTCCAGTTGTTCGGCCTCGTCAAGCTCCCGGACGGACCAATCGAAATCGTCTAGCGGGGTCTCTAGCACGACATCGCCAACCTCCTCCACCAGTCCCGACGAGGAGGCCAGAATCATCAAAGCCGAGAAGATGAAGTTGGCCATCGAGAAGATCAAAGAAGCCTCCATTAAGAAAGTTTTCATTAAAGTGTTCACTGCGGATGGTTCTGCAAAATCTTTGCTAATCGACGAACGCATGAGTGTAGGACACGTGACAAGAATTTTAGCCGAGAAGAACCACGTGAAACTCGACCCAAAATGGACCTTGGTGGAACTGGTCCCCGATCTCTACATGGAAAGGGTTTATGAAGACAATGAAAACTTGGTCGAGAATTGTCTCATGTGGAAAATGGACTCAAAGAACACCCTTTGGTTCATCGAACGACCCGAGAAATTCGATCTCTTTGTTCGACCGGAACTGTATTTATTGGGAACGAGCTCGTCCCAAAAAGGCGAGCTACTGGAAGAGCATTCCCGGCAAGAGCTTTTGGAGGAATACTTTTCAAGCTCTGGAGTAGGTGCCCCTGAGTTGGAAGGATTCGTCTGGCTGAAATCTGAAAGCAAGAAGGCTTGGAAAAAACACTACTTTGTTCTCAGATCTTCTGGTCTCTACTATGCTCCAAAGGATGGCAAAAAGTCTTCGAAGGACCTCATTTGTCTCTCCACTTTCGATGTGAACCAAGTTTACTTTGGTGCAGGATGGAAAAAGAAGTACAAATCTCCTACGGATTTTTGCTTCGCCATTAAGCAACCTCAAATTCAGGCAAAGGCTCCAAAATACATCAAGTATCTTTGTGTGGACTCTGACAGAGAGCTTCAACAATGGGTAACAGGGATCCGGATCGCCAAGAATGGCCGACAATTGTTCGACAATTACCGAGCCATCGAAGAAGAAATCACTCACGCAGACATTGACCTTTTGACCTCCAAAAGATACTCTGTCAATTCGCCAAATAGTCTTCAGATCCCGTGTCCTCTTGGCACAAATGGAAGATCTCAAAACGACTCATCGAGTCCTGCCAGAACTCCATCATCAGAGAACAAGAGCCTGGATTCAGCTTTGTCGAGTGGGATTGTCTCTGACATGTCCCAATGCTCCGGACTTCCGAGTTCCTCATCATCCAGtgcttcatttcaaaacagttGCGAAGGATCGTCAGAGACTTCAAGCTCCCAGAATACCCCGGTAAACACGATTGAACGAGGTGGATTACGAAGATCCATGTCAAGAACGTCCAAGTCTTCCTCTAGCAGTGGATGCTTGAGCGACAAATCTAGTCTACCTGGAGGTATCGAACACGGTTTCGAGAGTGACTTTCCAGCGGGTGGAACAATAAAAAAGAGACCAACCGTCAGTCCCCGTATACCACTGACGTCAACCACTTGGGGTATGGTACGGGATAGTGATGAAGAGAGTAATGACCCAACCACACCCAACGTTCGAGTTGGTGGGGGAGGCACCCTGTTGAGAAGTGCAGTTCGTCAAAGCTTCCGGAAACATTCAAGGTCAGGATCCGACATGGGACAGTTGATCCGCACGATGGGCTCTGAATCCCCGATTCCAAATCAAACTGTCATGGCTGAAGTTCATCAGCATCCTTCAGACATTGATCCCATGAGTGCTGAATTTGAATCAAGCTTTGGCAACGATGCCCTAGAGACATCACTTCATGAAGATTTACCACTGCCCCCTCCACCCCGAGATGAGAGCCTGGATCGGTTAAGCCAATCCACAATGGATGATTTACCACCTCCACCTCCTGAATTGATTCCAGAAATCAATCTCCCTCATCACCGACCGCCATTGCCACCTACTTTGAGCAATTCCAGACTCCCACCCTCTGGTCGACCCGCTTGCGTCCCGCTTCCTCCATCCTTGAAAAAGTTCTCACCTTCTCCATTGTCATTACCCAAACGATTGGGAAACACAACGAGAAGAATTTCCTTCGATGACAATGTGCAACTGATTGACGACGACAGTCTCTCATTCCAAAGAGCCCCCAATCCCAACAAGCTCTACCCAAATGGTGCTAATTGCAGTGAAGCAGCTCCGCCCAAAGAGTTCATTAGTCACCTTCAGCAAGTCATGAACAAAAAGTGGCAGATTGCCGAGAAATGTCGTGTCAACACACATACCACGCCCCAACAGGTTCTGGGATTCCGGGACGACGTCCAGCATATAGTTGGGACACCACAAGATTATGGTCGTGACGAATCTGTGGGGGCCTGGGTGCTCCAGAGCCAGCAGTTTGCTCCCGAACCCGGTACCATGAGTGAGCCCTTGTACGCCATAGCGTCCAAGAGCACCAACCCAAATCAGTCTCCATGCCACTATGCCCCCTCCAATGCCCCCGCGCAGATTCCAGGAGGTCGGCCAGTAATTTTGAGAGAGCCAACACCCGAATTTGATCCCTATTCGACCTTGCAAGAGGTTCGGAATGGCCATGAAACTCCGGAGAGGAAAGATGTCTCCAATTACAGCACGATCAATTTTGTTTCTCCCCCCGGGATGATGAACCGAATGTGCCCATCACCTCAACTCTCGCCATCACATCGAGGCTCGTTCCGATCAAAGGCTACACCACCGCCTCCACCACGAAGAAGTGAAAATACACAATTGTCCTGCAACCCACCATCCCTTATGTGA
- the LOC131878890 gene encoding uncharacterized protein LOC131878890 isoform X2 produces MPILGGTISCSEGPAGADNPPYLLRKTNFPLSYPLSSPWHHFHPQKHMQAHHKSSSSSMLFANADKGLTKRLPHLKPFNDSLRSNSKMTIHNENPPRGVNSPVDHQMSFSSSGGDPDSDAEDDPGQLLNAWLGHLNTLNTDLDQLRPLNDQTGSGDNTKQSSSVVRRKPKAPQDRALQNQYRCSLINLENTQDEELDAILDELNVLGTQFDEEIAVVDKQMTALSAPDSTPSSSKVLNEKEGSSGSSSSGLHSRSDSGGSVDASGKPSSTNQNGNQNGPSRLPPGQRTDSPDNDSAFCDNLSMLSSCSASSSSRTDQSKSSSGVSSTTSPTSSTSPDEEARIIKAEKMKLAIEKIKEASIKKVFIKVFTADGSAKSLLIDERMSVGHVTRILAEKNHVKLDPKWTLVELVPDLYMERVYEDNENLVENCLMWKMDSKNTLWFIERPEKFDLFVRPELYLLGTSSSQKGELLEEHSRQELLEEYFSSSGVGAPELEGFVWLKSESKKAWKKHYFVLRSSGLYYAPKDGKKSSKDLICLSTFDVNQVYFGAGWKKKYKSPTDFCFAIKQPQIQAKAPKYIKYLCVDSDRELQQWVTGIRIAKNGRQLFDNYRAIEEEITHADIDLLTSKRYSVNSPNSLQIPCPLGTNGRSQNDSSSPARTPSSENKSLDSALSSGIVSDMSQCSGLPSSSSSSASFQNSCEGSSETSSSQNTPVNTIERGGLRRSMSRTSKSSSSSGCLSDKSSLPGGIEHGFESDFPAGGTIKKRPTVSPRIPLTSTTWGMVRDSDEESNDPTTPNVRVGGGGTLLRSAVRQSFRKHSRSGSDMGQLIRTMGSESPIPNQTVMAEVHQHPSDIDPMSAEFESSFGNDALETSLHEDLPLPPPPRDESLDRLSQSTMDDLPPPPPELIPEINLPHHRPPLPPTLSNSRLPPSGRPACVPLPPSLKKFSPSPLSLPKRLGNTTRRISFDDNVQLIDDDSLSFQRAPNPNKLYPNGANCSEAAPPKEFISHLQQVMNKKWQIAEKCRVNTHTTPQQVLGFRDDVQHIVGTPQDYGRDESVGAWVLQSQQFAPEPGTMSEPLYAIASKSTNPNQSPCHYAPSNAPAQIPGGRPVILREPTPEFDPYSTLQEVRNGHETPERKDVSNYSTINFVSPPGMMNRMCPSPQLSPSHRGSFRSKATPPPPPRRSENTQLSCNPPSLM; encoded by the exons GTTACCACACTTGAAGCCTTTCAATGATTCTTTGAGgtccaattcaaaaatgaccatCCACAACGAGAACCCGCCCCGTGGAGTGAATAGCCCCGTGGATCATCAGATGTCATTTTCGTCCTCAGGCGGCGACCCTGATTCCGACGCGGAAGACGACCCTGGACAGCTCCTAAATGCCTGGTTGGGGCATCTGAATACTCTGAACACG gACTTGGACCAATTGAGACCTTTAAATGACCAGACCGGCAGTGGCGACAATACGAAACAGTCGTCCAGCGTGGTTCGTCGTAAGCCCAAAGCCCCCCAAGACCGAGCACTTCAAAACCAATATCGGTGCTCTCTCATCAATTTAGAAAATACACAAGATGAGGAGCTAGATGCGATTCTCGACGAGCTGAACGTGCTTGGCACACAATTCGACGAAGAAATTGCTGTGGTAGACAAGCAAATGACTGCCTTGTCAGCACCTGATTCGACTCCATCCTCTTCAAAGGTCCTTAATGAGAAGGAAGGGTCCTCGGGTTCATCGAGTAGCGGCCTTCACTCCCGGTCAGACTCGGGAGGGTCCGTAGATGCAAGCGGTAAACCATCCTCAACTAATCAAAATGGCAATCAAAACGGACCTAGCCGGCTCCCGCCGGGTCAAAGAACCGATAGTCCCGATAATGATTCGGCGTTTTGTGACAACCTCTCAATGTTGTCCAGTTGTTCGGCCTCGTCAAGCTCCCGGACGGACCAATCGAAATCGTCTAGCGGGGTCTCTAGCACGACATCGCCAACCTCCTCCACCAGTCCCGACGAGGAGGCCAGAATCATCAAAGCCGAGAAGATGAAGTTGGCCATCGAGAAGATCAAAGAAGCCTCCATTAAGAAAGTTTTCATTAAAGTGTTCACTGCGGATGGTTCTGCAAAATCTTTGCTAATCGACGAACGCATGAGTGTAGGACACGTGACAAGAATTTTAGCCGAGAAGAACCACGTGAAACTCGACCCAAAATGGACCTTGGTGGAACTGGTCCCCGATCTCTACATGGAAAGGGTTTATGAAGACAATGAAAACTTGGTCGAGAATTGTCTCATGTGGAAAATGGACTCAAAGAACACCCTTTGGTTCATCGAACGACCCGAGAAATTCGATCTCTTTGTTCGACCGGAACTGTATTTATTGGGAACGAGCTCGTCCCAAAAAGGCGAGCTACTGGAAGAGCATTCCCGGCAAGAGCTTTTGGAGGAATACTTTTCAAGCTCTGGAGTAGGTGCCCCTGAGTTGGAAGGATTCGTCTGGCTGAAATCTGAAAGCAAGAAGGCTTGGAAAAAACACTACTTTGTTCTCAGATCTTCTGGTCTCTACTATGCTCCAAAGGATGGCAAAAAGTCTTCGAAGGACCTCATTTGTCTCTCCACTTTCGATGTGAACCAAGTTTACTTTGGTGCAGGATGGAAAAAGAAGTACAAATCTCCTACGGATTTTTGCTTCGCCATTAAGCAACCTCAAATTCAGGCAAAGGCTCCAAAATACATCAAGTATCTTTGTGTGGACTCTGACAGAGAGCTTCAACAATGGGTAACAGGGATCCGGATCGCCAAGAATGGCCGACAATTGTTCGACAATTACCGAGCCATCGAAGAAGAAATCACTCACGCAGACATTGACCTTTTGACCTCCAAAAGATACTCTGTCAATTCGCCAAATAGTCTTCAGATCCCGTGTCCTCTTGGCACAAATGGAAGATCTCAAAACGACTCATCGAGTCCTGCCAGAACTCCATCATCAGAGAACAAGAGCCTGGATTCAGCTTTGTCGAGTGGGATTGTCTCTGACATGTCCCAATGCTCCGGACTTCCGAGTTCCTCATCATCCAGtgcttcatttcaaaacagttGCGAAGGATCGTCAGAGACTTCAAGCTCCCAGAATACCCCGGTAAACACGATTGAACGAGGTGGATTACGAAGATCCATGTCAAGAACGTCCAAGTCTTCCTCTAGCAGTGGATGCTTGAGCGACAAATCTAGTCTACCTGGAGGTATCGAACACGGTTTCGAGAGTGACTTTCCAGCGGGTGGAACAATAAAAAAGAGACCAACCGTCAGTCCCCGTATACCACTGACGTCAACCACTTGGGGTATGGTACGGGATAGTGATGAAGAGAGTAATGACCCAACCACACCCAACGTTCGAGTTGGTGGGGGAGGCACCCTGTTGAGAAGTGCAGTTCGTCAAAGCTTCCGGAAACATTCAAGGTCAGGATCCGACATGGGACAGTTGATCCGCACGATGGGCTCTGAATCCCCGATTCCAAATCAAACTGTCATGGCTGAAGTTCATCAGCATCCTTCAGACATTGATCCCATGAGTGCTGAATTTGAATCAAGCTTTGGCAACGATGCCCTAGAGACATCACTTCATGAAGATTTACCACTGCCCCCTCCACCCCGAGATGAGAGCCTGGATCGGTTAAGCCAATCCACAATGGATGATTTACCACCTCCACCTCCTGAATTGATTCCAGAAATCAATCTCCCTCATCACCGACCGCCATTGCCACCTACTTTGAGCAATTCCAGACTCCCACCCTCTGGTCGACCCGCTTGCGTCCCGCTTCCTCCATCCTTGAAAAAGTTCTCACCTTCTCCATTGTCATTACCCAAACGATTGGGAAACACAACGAGAAGAATTTCCTTCGATGACAATGTGCAACTGATTGACGACGACAGTCTCTCATTCCAAAGAGCCCCCAATCCCAACAAGCTCTACCCAAATGGTGCTAATTGCAGTGAAGCAGCTCCGCCCAAAGAGTTCATTAGTCACCTTCAGCAAGTCATGAACAAAAAGTGGCAGATTGCCGAGAAATGTCGTGTCAACACACATACCACGCCCCAACAGGTTCTGGGATTCCGGGACGACGTCCAGCATATAGTTGGGACACCACAAGATTATGGTCGTGACGAATCTGTGGGGGCCTGGGTGCTCCAGAGCCAGCAGTTTGCTCCCGAACCCGGTACCATGAGTGAGCCCTTGTACGCCATAGCGTCCAAGAGCACCAACCCAAATCAGTCTCCATGCCACTATGCCCCCTCCAATGCCCCCGCGCAGATTCCAGGAGGTCGGCCAGTAATTTTGAGAGAGCCAACACCCGAATTTGATCCCTATTCGACCTTGCAAGAGGTTCGGAATGGCCATGAAACTCCGGAGAGGAAAGATGTCTCCAATTACAGCACGATCAATTTTGTTTCTCCCCCCGGGATGATGAACCGAATGTGCCCATCACCTCAACTCTCGCCATCACATCGAGGCTCGTTCCGATCAAAGGCTACACCACCGCCTCCACCACGAAGAAGTGAAAATACACAATTGTCCTGCAACCCACCATCCCTTATGTGA
- the LOC131878890 gene encoding uncharacterized protein LOC131878890 isoform X1, translating to MRRFFSEYVANGRYIRPLPSRIDAANLLAHKSRSHRVYSSSSKSKPPTQNPKLSAKNRLKSILSEKFSFKMGSRSRSMGVWTTPKAENNPDPYKVPSRSSSVVQSKIPKWPQKGLRAKSNNSVEPKQKEERRRSMVFIHEVVDRVGRALKRPGGGNNQSKSPLIIPTERDRQQQQPEAKEREEFLGLAKNGLTSHQVIPKRTSAPFQPQDSAIYPSLRLPHLKPFNDSLRSNSKMTIHNENPPRGVNSPVDHQMSFSSSGGDPDSDAEDDPGQLLNAWLGHLNTLNTDLDQLRPLNDQTGSGDNTKQSSSVVRRKPKAPQDRALQNQYRCSLINLENTQDEELDAILDELNVLGTQFDEEIAVVDKQMTALSAPDSTPSSSKVLNEKEGSSGSSSSGLHSRSDSGGSVDASGKPSSTNQNGNQNGPSRLPPGQRTDSPDNDSAFCDNLSMLSSCSASSSSRTDQSKSSSGVSSTTSPTSSTSPDEEARIIKAEKMKLAIEKIKEASIKKVFIKVFTADGSAKSLLIDERMSVGHVTRILAEKNHVKLDPKWTLVELVPDLYMERVYEDNENLVENCLMWKMDSKNTLWFIERPEKFDLFVRPELYLLGTSSSQKGELLEEHSRQELLEEYFSSSGVGAPELEGFVWLKSESKKAWKKHYFVLRSSGLYYAPKDGKKSSKDLICLSTFDVNQVYFGAGWKKKYKSPTDFCFAIKQPQIQAKAPKYIKYLCVDSDRELQQWVTGIRIAKNGRQLFDNYRAIEEEITHADIDLLTSKRYSVNSPNSLQIPCPLGTNGRSQNDSSSPARTPSSENKSLDSALSSGIVSDMSQCSGLPSSSSSSASFQNSCEGSSETSSSQNTPVNTIERGGLRRSMSRTSKSSSSSGCLSDKSSLPGGIEHGFESDFPAGGTIKKRPTVSPRIPLTSTTWGMVRDSDEESNDPTTPNVRVGGGGTLLRSAVRQSFRKHSRSGSDMGQLIRTMGSESPIPNQTVMAEVHQHPSDIDPMSAEFESSFGNDALETSLHEDLPLPPPPRDESLDRLSQSTMDDLPPPPPELIPEINLPHHRPPLPPTLSNSRLPPSGRPACVPLPPSLKKFSPSPLSLPKRLGNTTRRISFDDNVQLIDDDSLSFQRAPNPNKLYPNGANCSEAAPPKEFISHLQQVMNKKWQIAEKCRVNTHTTPQQVLGFRDDVQHIVGTPQDYGRDESVGAWVLQSQQFAPEPGTMSEPLYAIASKSTNPNQSPCHYAPSNAPAQIPGGRPVILREPTPEFDPYSTLQEVRNGHETPERKDVSNYSTINFVSPPGMMNRMCPSPQLSPSHRGSFRSKATPPPPPRRSENTQLSCNPPSLM from the exons ATGCGGAGGTTTTTCTCAGAATACGTCGCCAATGGACGCTATATTCGGCCCTTGCCCAGTAGGATAGATGCTGCCAACCTTCTGGCACACAAATCCCGTTCACATCGTGTCTACTCGTCCTCGTCAAAG AGCAAGCCgcccacccaaaacccaaaGTTGTCAGCCAAGAACCGCCTCAAGTCAATCCTCTCTGAAAAGTTTTCATTTAAAATGGGCTCTCGCTCTCGTTCTATGGGGGTTTGGACAACTCCCAAGGCAGAAAATAACCCCGATCCATATAAGGTACCCTCGCGTTCGTCAAGTGTTGTGCAGTCGAAAATTCCTAAATGGCCCCAAAAAGGCTTGAGAGCGAAGTCAAACAATTCCGTCGAACCCAAGCAGAAGGAGGAGCGAAGAAGATCTATGGTCTTCATCCACGAAGTTGTGGACCGAGTTGGTAGGGCTCTGAAGAGGCCAGGAGGGGGTAATAATCAGAGCAAATCCCCCCTCATCATCCCAACTGAAAGGGAcaggcaacaacaacaaccagaGGCCAAGGAGAGAGAGGAATTCTTGGGCTTAGCCAAAAATGGACTGACGAGCCATCAAGTGATTCCAAAACGGACATCTGCCCCATTTCAACCCCAGGATTCGGCCATTTATCCGAGTTTACG GTTACCACACTTGAAGCCTTTCAATGATTCTTTGAGgtccaattcaaaaatgaccatCCACAACGAGAACCCGCCCCGTGGAGTGAATAGCCCCGTGGATCATCAGATGTCATTTTCGTCCTCAGGCGGCGACCCTGATTCCGACGCGGAAGACGACCCTGGACAGCTCCTAAATGCCTGGTTGGGGCATCTGAATACTCTGAACACG gACTTGGACCAATTGAGACCTTTAAATGACCAGACCGGCAGTGGCGACAATACGAAACAGTCGTCCAGCGTGGTTCGTCGTAAGCCCAAAGCCCCCCAAGACCGAGCACTTCAAAACCAATATCGGTGCTCTCTCATCAATTTAGAAAATACACAAGATGAGGAGCTAGATGCGATTCTCGACGAGCTGAACGTGCTTGGCACACAATTCGACGAAGAAATTGCTGTGGTAGACAAGCAAATGACTGCCTTGTCAGCACCTGATTCGACTCCATCCTCTTCAAAGGTCCTTAATGAGAAGGAAGGGTCCTCGGGTTCATCGAGTAGCGGCCTTCACTCCCGGTCAGACTCGGGAGGGTCCGTAGATGCAAGCGGTAAACCATCCTCAACTAATCAAAATGGCAATCAAAACGGACCTAGCCGGCTCCCGCCGGGTCAAAGAACCGATAGTCCCGATAATGATTCGGCGTTTTGTGACAACCTCTCAATGTTGTCCAGTTGTTCGGCCTCGTCAAGCTCCCGGACGGACCAATCGAAATCGTCTAGCGGGGTCTCTAGCACGACATCGCCAACCTCCTCCACCAGTCCCGACGAGGAGGCCAGAATCATCAAAGCCGAGAAGATGAAGTTGGCCATCGAGAAGATCAAAGAAGCCTCCATTAAGAAAGTTTTCATTAAAGTGTTCACTGCGGATGGTTCTGCAAAATCTTTGCTAATCGACGAACGCATGAGTGTAGGACACGTGACAAGAATTTTAGCCGAGAAGAACCACGTGAAACTCGACCCAAAATGGACCTTGGTGGAACTGGTCCCCGATCTCTACATGGAAAGGGTTTATGAAGACAATGAAAACTTGGTCGAGAATTGTCTCATGTGGAAAATGGACTCAAAGAACACCCTTTGGTTCATCGAACGACCCGAGAAATTCGATCTCTTTGTTCGACCGGAACTGTATTTATTGGGAACGAGCTCGTCCCAAAAAGGCGAGCTACTGGAAGAGCATTCCCGGCAAGAGCTTTTGGAGGAATACTTTTCAAGCTCTGGAGTAGGTGCCCCTGAGTTGGAAGGATTCGTCTGGCTGAAATCTGAAAGCAAGAAGGCTTGGAAAAAACACTACTTTGTTCTCAGATCTTCTGGTCTCTACTATGCTCCAAAGGATGGCAAAAAGTCTTCGAAGGACCTCATTTGTCTCTCCACTTTCGATGTGAACCAAGTTTACTTTGGTGCAGGATGGAAAAAGAAGTACAAATCTCCTACGGATTTTTGCTTCGCCATTAAGCAACCTCAAATTCAGGCAAAGGCTCCAAAATACATCAAGTATCTTTGTGTGGACTCTGACAGAGAGCTTCAACAATGGGTAACAGGGATCCGGATCGCCAAGAATGGCCGACAATTGTTCGACAATTACCGAGCCATCGAAGAAGAAATCACTCACGCAGACATTGACCTTTTGACCTCCAAAAGATACTCTGTCAATTCGCCAAATAGTCTTCAGATCCCGTGTCCTCTTGGCACAAATGGAAGATCTCAAAACGACTCATCGAGTCCTGCCAGAACTCCATCATCAGAGAACAAGAGCCTGGATTCAGCTTTGTCGAGTGGGATTGTCTCTGACATGTCCCAATGCTCCGGACTTCCGAGTTCCTCATCATCCAGtgcttcatttcaaaacagttGCGAAGGATCGTCAGAGACTTCAAGCTCCCAGAATACCCCGGTAAACACGATTGAACGAGGTGGATTACGAAGATCCATGTCAAGAACGTCCAAGTCTTCCTCTAGCAGTGGATGCTTGAGCGACAAATCTAGTCTACCTGGAGGTATCGAACACGGTTTCGAGAGTGACTTTCCAGCGGGTGGAACAATAAAAAAGAGACCAACCGTCAGTCCCCGTATACCACTGACGTCAACCACTTGGGGTATGGTACGGGATAGTGATGAAGAGAGTAATGACCCAACCACACCCAACGTTCGAGTTGGTGGGGGAGGCACCCTGTTGAGAAGTGCAGTTCGTCAAAGCTTCCGGAAACATTCAAGGTCAGGATCCGACATGGGACAGTTGATCCGCACGATGGGCTCTGAATCCCCGATTCCAAATCAAACTGTCATGGCTGAAGTTCATCAGCATCCTTCAGACATTGATCCCATGAGTGCTGAATTTGAATCAAGCTTTGGCAACGATGCCCTAGAGACATCACTTCATGAAGATTTACCACTGCCCCCTCCACCCCGAGATGAGAGCCTGGATCGGTTAAGCCAATCCACAATGGATGATTTACCACCTCCACCTCCTGAATTGATTCCAGAAATCAATCTCCCTCATCACCGACCGCCATTGCCACCTACTTTGAGCAATTCCAGACTCCCACCCTCTGGTCGACCCGCTTGCGTCCCGCTTCCTCCATCCTTGAAAAAGTTCTCACCTTCTCCATTGTCATTACCCAAACGATTGGGAAACACAACGAGAAGAATTTCCTTCGATGACAATGTGCAACTGATTGACGACGACAGTCTCTCATTCCAAAGAGCCCCCAATCCCAACAAGCTCTACCCAAATGGTGCTAATTGCAGTGAAGCAGCTCCGCCCAAAGAGTTCATTAGTCACCTTCAGCAAGTCATGAACAAAAAGTGGCAGATTGCCGAGAAATGTCGTGTCAACACACATACCACGCCCCAACAGGTTCTGGGATTCCGGGACGACGTCCAGCATATAGTTGGGACACCACAAGATTATGGTCGTGACGAATCTGTGGGGGCCTGGGTGCTCCAGAGCCAGCAGTTTGCTCCCGAACCCGGTACCATGAGTGAGCCCTTGTACGCCATAGCGTCCAAGAGCACCAACCCAAATCAGTCTCCATGCCACTATGCCCCCTCCAATGCCCCCGCGCAGATTCCAGGAGGTCGGCCAGTAATTTTGAGAGAGCCAACACCCGAATTTGATCCCTATTCGACCTTGCAAGAGGTTCGGAATGGCCATGAAACTCCGGAGAGGAAAGATGTCTCCAATTACAGCACGATCAATTTTGTTTCTCCCCCCGGGATGATGAACCGAATGTGCCCATCACCTCAACTCTCGCCATCACATCGAGGCTCGTTCCGATCAAAGGCTACACCACCGCCTCCACCACGAAGAAGTGAAAATACACAATTGTCCTGCAACCCACCATCCCTTATGTGA